One genomic segment of Mycolicibacterium gilvum includes these proteins:
- a CDS encoding TetR/AcrR family transcriptional regulator: MAGVSTRASSGRVASWGADAPVGEEQARERLLDAAEACFVDFGPGRTRMSDIAKRAGVHRRTVYDYFPTKDALVAASFVRAISAVLEASESCWQTDEPFLDQLCNAMLIGLRAARDSPTMSLLIGADDLGRTFRAAEGSEVWSDRLAKALGGRLQIAIAAGEVRDDLTAETMAHWVTRIAFSLAAEPGRSEDGGDAGLIRAFVPACLAPRRIGTPLDRANCPT, from the coding sequence ATGGCAGGCGTGTCAACGCGCGCGAGTTCGGGCCGAGTCGCGTCCTGGGGCGCCGATGCGCCGGTTGGCGAGGAGCAGGCCAGGGAGCGACTGCTGGACGCGGCGGAGGCCTGTTTTGTCGACTTCGGGCCCGGCCGCACCCGGATGAGCGACATCGCCAAGCGGGCCGGCGTGCATCGTCGAACGGTGTACGACTACTTCCCCACGAAAGACGCGCTCGTGGCCGCATCCTTCGTGCGGGCGATCAGCGCAGTGCTCGAGGCTTCAGAATCCTGTTGGCAGACGGATGAACCTTTTCTGGATCAACTGTGCAATGCGATGTTGATCGGACTGCGGGCCGCACGGGACTCGCCCACAATGTCGCTACTGATCGGTGCCGACGACCTCGGACGAACGTTTCGGGCCGCCGAGGGCTCCGAAGTCTGGAGCGACCGTCTTGCGAAGGCACTCGGCGGCCGCCTCCAAATAGCCATCGCGGCGGGTGAGGTCCGCGACGATCTCACTGCCGAGACCATGGCCCACTGGGTGACCCGCATTGCATTCAGCCTCGCCGCCGAACCCGGCAGAAGCGAGGACGGAGGCGACGCCGGCCTGATTCGAGCATTCGTCCCCGCCTGCCTCGCACCGCGACGAATCGGAACGCCCCTAGACAGGGCGAACTGTCCGACCTGA